Part of the Nicotiana sylvestris chromosome 2, ASM39365v2, whole genome shotgun sequence genome, CCAAGCTTTTGTTACGCATGAGTTCATAGACTAAAAGACGTTGCATCCCTCTTTCATCATCCTCCGCACAATAACCGATTAACTTCACTAGATTTGGGTGCTTCACTACACCTAAAAAGTTTACTTCATTAATCCACTCCTTATGCCCCTGAATACTAGACCacagaaaaatgaaacacataAGATGATTGTAGAATAACTCGGCTTTACCTTATGAAACACATAAGATAACTGAGCTGAAAGGTGATAGGTAAAGAAATAAACTTGAAGACCACATCTATTATATCCGAGTGGATGATCTCGAGGTCCTATTTTGAATTTATCACCAGTTTTCCCAAATTAAGGATTTTTTCTGGCAGATTATAAAAAATTTATCAGTCTTTTTCTTGAATAGTATATTATTAACCTCCCATCCTAAAATTAACAAtaagaacaaaacaacaagaagaacaacaACCACAATACAATCATCATTCCCTTTCAATTTAACACTTTTCGACGGTTAGTTTGATCAATTTCAGAATTAACTGCATTACATTAATATCTTTtatatagtaaaataaaatacttCGGTGTTCGGGCCAGTTCTCGCGCAAGggtataccaacaacaacaacaacccagtataatcccacttagtggggtctggggagggtagtgtgtacgcagaccttacccctaccctggggtagagaggctgtttccaaatagaccctcggcatccttccctccaagaacttcccacattgctcttgggtagactcgaactcacaatcttttggttggaagtggaggttgcttaccatcagaacaACCCTCATGTTGCAAAGGGTATACCGAAAtgacaaaataataataataatgttagACAAAATTCACCTAGCTTATCAGCCCCAGTAATTATTCACATTATAAGCATATAATGaatttatttatcttttttagCCTGTAATTGCATATTAGACCATTTTTACCAGGTTACCAAATTTTTTACACTATCAGGTCACACGAAATGACCTgccttattttcaaaattttatttaCTAAAAAAATAATCTTTGTACTGTTAGTATATATaacttaattttatttaaaattgaggAGAAAAGCATGCCTGGAATCCATGGCGATTCAATCGTTTAACAGCAACTTCCATTTCACCAACAACTCCTCCATACACACACCCAAATCCTCCTTCTCCGATCATTAAACTTCTGCTGAAACCTTTCGTCGCTAATTTCAGCTCATAAAACCCGAAAACTCGCAGATCATTAGCTCGTCGCCGAGTCAAAAACTCGTAAAACTCGAACGAGTCAGTATAATCCCTCGAGTCCGAGTCCAACTCGGACCGTGACCTCCGCGTATCAACGCTGGCACTGCTCGATGCTACGCTCAATGAACGAACCCATGAAACTTTTGATTCTCTGGAACTTAATGTTGCCCCTTCTTCTTCGTCCTTTGTAAAATAGAAGCATTTCATTTCTGTTTATTGGTTTAAATTTCTGGGTGTTGGTTTTAATTTAAGAAAATGCAAAGAGAAGGTAATATTAAATGTAAGGAACAGACAGTTGAAGAAAAGATGAGAGAATGGTCGATTTGAATGAATATGACGAGTCAGTGAGTAGAGTTTGAGGAGCGGGTGAACAAACATCACCTCTTGTACTTGTGACTGTTGGAAAAACATGTTGGTGTTCTCTACCATGATTATTGATTTATATATATTCAAATTTTCTTTTACacctcttttaaaaaaaattatttttatttttgttttaagatATGATAATCTCTCTTCATTTAATACTTACTCATAATTAaggtatttataatttttaagAATAATTTAATATTAAgtataaaatagaaaaaaaataattaatttactcttgatttctaaaataacaaataatttgagattgctatttttagaaatcatgacACATAATTTGAGACGGAGTAAGTAGTACATAGTAATTATTATTTATCtatattgaaaatatattttcACTTTTAATTGTCAATTTTAGCAAATAAAGAGAAGATCATATTTATTTCCTGTTTTATCCTTATTACTAATTATTCATTTCacaaattattttccaaaaattttcaaaatattgTCATTATTATGGATACTAtgataaaatatattttatttattattttttaaagtaAAAATGAATGGTGGGCCGTGGGAGTATTAAATTTATGGTGttgggtgaaattcaaaaatatccaAATTTAcaagtgataattgaaaaatagccacatttttaaaaggaattaaaatttagccactttttatgtaaagataaatatgaacgaaatccggaaaatattccagtataatatactggagttccaacttaatatactggtccaacataatatactggaagttcatacgcatgtgctccaatctccagtatattatgttggaactttccgtgttgcagcaaaatagtggctattttttaataactttacAAACGTTGGCTATTTTTCTATTACCAGTCTGAAAACTGGCTATCATGTGCTATATTCACTATGGTGTTTGGCTGGAAAGGGAACCAttgcatttttatgtgattaTGCTTGGATGAGTAcagatttaaaaaataatattttctttcgaTATATTTTTCTTTGTAATTTGTTCTAAAAGTATGACACGGTTTAAATTTTTTTAGCTTTatacttttcattttatttttaatgaaaaacTTTTACCTTATAAATTTTAGTGAATTCAGGATTTAAAATTTATGGGTCCAAATTCCTAACTTTACCACCTTCATTTAATTACTGGGTTCAAAATTTATAATTTCTGGATACTGCATAAATTTTTAACACATATACATGGTCTAAGCTGAAATTTTCAGATGAACCCATAGCTTGTTCGTTGAGTACGTTGCTTTGTAGAGGTGTTTTCGTCATATAAATTTTATGACATATTTTATTCCATAAAATTTAgaagtctttattttttttcttaaattttatgCCGATTCATATTATGACATAAATGGAAACGGGAGTTATAAAGCAGCATCCTTATTTAACaaactaaatatatatatatatatattgttcgTATATATAAGATTGTAATATATACTCCATAGAATATTGTTCGTATGTCGTGTTGTAGAGAGAGAGAGCCAGAGAGCGCAAACAGTGtacattttttgaaagaaaattgtaCTATTAGAATGAAGATTTGGAGTTAGTGGTTCAattgaaaaattaagaaaatgaAAGTTTGATATTTCAAAAACATAACTAAAGTCCCAACAGCTTCATTGAGATAATAGTCCTTAGTCCGTTTCGACAAAATAATAATTTTCAATTAAGATATATTGCATAAACTCATAtagtattttcaaaattataacttttaaaattcttctttttttcttgcaTTAATCAAAGGCTGTTACATAAATTAAAATGAGCAGGGAATAAATTTTGTCTAAAGAAACCAAAACACATCTCTGAAAAGTATTCCCACGTGGTGTAGAAAACATTTGAAaatgttattttttaaaaattaagcaCAAATGGCGTGCTTAAATCTTCAATTTTCTAAATCACATAGGTGAATATTATACGAAAAGAAACGAAATACCTCACCGGAGGTTTGTGTTATAAACTATTGGTTAATTAAAGGATATGAACTATGAAGTTATTTGGTTAATAATTTAGATACCATGTGCTAATTATGCATTTATGTTGGATTATTTTATTTCGTTCTAACGCGGTACATTAGGAATTCTATACCAATAATCAATTGAATTCACGGTTTACTTTTTTAATTGGTGTATATAGATTACACACGGTTATGCACATATTATAATATCAGCAGAGTTTAGTCATATTTTTTAAATACGTAAACGGCAATTGTGtctcaaatttactaaaattttGACCAGAAAGAACTGAATGATGAAGAGAAACCTCAAACATAAATTTGAGTTAATCTCTGTATCTTGAAGGTGATAGGTTTACGTTTAAGTTTCAATGATGACAATATTAtcttatgttatattttcaggacaaacaaaaatgaaaaaatgaagatgCTTAGCAAGATTGCTACaagattcaaaataaggaaataatGAAGAATCAGTTACTGCATTAATGATCAGTCAAGAAGCAGATTGACTCGTCCTCAATCAAGGGAACTCAGATTGCCAATCATAGTCACTCCTGTTTTAAAGATCGCACTTGCGAATTAATCTCTCCTTGAATTCAGCTGTCACAAGGAAGGTCACATTCGAATCTGGGCCAAGCAAAGAGCAAGATTCGAAGAGGCACCCCTTGGGtcaaatcccttaactaaagATCCTGTGCCTCCAATTCCGAAAAGGGCTCGAcgactcttttcttttctataagaAGGTTGCTCTCTCAAGAAGAAGACTACGTTACTACATAAATTGTATTCCAAATCTGTCTACTTCTTAGTTCAAATACTGTAATTCTAAGTTATCAGTGTCTCAAAAGATAGAGAGATATAGAGTACAAAAGAAAGTTGTGTCAACTGATTAGAACTCAAGTGCTGATATTGTACGTTGGAGGTAAACgccaaaaaaaaatatcaatattgtaactttgttcaaagatCTTAAGGGAACCCTTGTGACCCAAGGGAAACTGGATGTAAGTACCACAACGGTACCGAACCAGTATAAATCGTGTGTGTAGTATAAATCGCGTGTGCCTTACTAATTCTTTTTACTGCTTTCACTCTTTCTGTCTTGAAGATAGTCAACTAATACTTATATTAGTCGATCAATTTTAATTAGTAAACAATTTACCCTCTCTATTGTACTTTCAATTGTTATCAGAGCAAGGCTCACAATCTTTGCTTTATCGCTAGTGAGAAGAAGATCAATGGGATCCAATATTGTTGTCGGTGCTCTCTTTCAAGAAGGAACCTCTCAGGTTCGACCCCCTTACTTCAATGATCAGTATTTTTCTCATTGGAAAGTTCGCATGAAAACATATATCATGTCATATGGCATCAAAGTATGGCGTGTGATAAAAAGGGGAAACCTTCCAATTCTTCCCAAGAAGGATGCAAATGGTGAAGTCATCACATCAACTGATCCTCTGGATTTGGACGATTACACTGATGAACAAGCTGTTGTTATCACTATCAATGCAAAAGCAAAAAATCTACTGTACAATGCTATCAGTGGAGAAGAATATGAAAAGATATCCAGTTGTGAGACTGGAAAAGAAATGTGGGATAAACAGAAAGTTTATGAACGAACCAACAAGGTGAAAGAGACTAGAATAAATCTCTTGGTTCGGGCATATGAATTATTTCAAATGAAAGATGGAGAATCTGTTGAATAAATATTTTCCAGGTTCAACAAAATACTTGGAGACCTCAAATCATTTGGAAGACCTATTAAAAGTGGCGAACAGGTTAGAAAGATCCTCAGAAGCCTACATACAATCTGACAACCAAAGGTCATAGCTTTAGAATGTCAAGATCTGGACAAAATCTCCTATGATGAGCTCAGAGGTGATTTATTGCTTTTGAGAAAACTCATCTTGACAGACAAATTcaagagaagaagaaaattgTTGCTTTCAAGGCAACTATGGTTGAAccagaaaatgaagatgaagtaGAAGGAGGAGAACAAGATGAAAACATAGCAATGCTCTCGCAAGTTGTGACCAACATGATGAGAAGAAACAGAAAGTACAGAAGAGGTAAGTCTAATTTTAGAAAAGGAAGGGCGAGCAATGAAACAGATAAAAATGATGGAAGATGTTACGAATGTGGAAAGTTCGAACACGTTCAAGCTGACTATcctgaattaaaaaaggaagctTAGCAGAAacgtgcaaaagaagaaagcttTTAGAGCATAGAGTAATGAGGAGGAATCTGATCATGAGGAAATTGCCAACATGTGCTTTATGTCTCTAAGCAACAATGAAGAATCAGAGGAGCTTGGACTAATGTCAGACAACATCGatgaagaagatgattcaagaagACCTCGTTCACCGTTGGATGAAGGAACTAGTGAGGTACGTACTCCTTTATGTCCAAATTGTTATGAACTTCAAGAATTTATTGATATTACTCTTGCAGACATAGAAAAGTAGTAAATGAACTCAAATAAGtcaaaagagaaagagaaagagagaagaaGGGTTGGGCCCTGAAACTAGAAGTATGCGAAATTGAACGTGATATACTTCAAGAAGAAGTAAACGAACTCAGGCTTCAGTCGAATGGTTTACAAAGAAGCTCAAGTTGTTGTTCAGTCAAGACTGATCAGAATCTTCCATCTAGAAAGAAAATAGCATGTTCCTTTTATGGTAAAAATGGCCATAGTACTAAAAATTGCAGGAACAGAATTAGAGCTGAAATAAATCTGGCAACTTCAACAGCTCATCTTGCACCTACTGTGGTAAAAGAGGTCACACCTCAAACCATTGCAGGTTCAAAAACAACAAGAGATGGTTTTGGAGACCAAAATCTTCAAATCAAACTAACTTCAAAAAACCTAACCATTTAGGACCCAAGCAGGCTTGGGTACCTAAAAATAAGTAATCTTGTTTTGCAGGAACACCGCAAGAAGAATCGAACAGGAAAATGGTATCTTGACAGCGCGTGTTCCAGATATATGACGGGTGACAAACAATTGTTCAAATCAGTCACCAAGCTAGATGGAGGAACAGTTACTTTTGGTGACAAAtgtaaaggaaatgttattggtGTTGGAAAGGTCCTTTTAAGCTCTATATGTAATGTGGATGAAGTTTACCTAGTAGATGAACTCGGCTACAATCTTCTTAGCATCAGTCAACTATGTGACAATGATTATGAGGTTCGTTTTAAGAAACATGGCTGGTTCACAGAAGACGAATCAGGTAACATCATTCTCTCTGGAAATAGGGACAGAAATGTCTATACTATCAAAAACTTGGATAATTTTGGGGATCTAATTTGTCTTACATCTATAATTGAAGATCCCTGGGTTTGGCATAGAAAACTTGGGCATGCAAGCATGCACACCATtcaaaaactttcaaaacatgacCTTGTTATTGGTCTCCAAAACTGGATTTTTCAAAAGATCATCTCTGTGATGCATGTCAATTAGGAAAACAAACTCGTTCCTCTTTCAAAGTCAAAAACATTGTTTCTACCTCTAAACCTCTTCAATTACTGCATATGGACTTATTTGTCCCCACTATAACTGCTAGTATAGGAGGAAAGAAATATGTTTTTGTTATTGTAGATGATTTCTCTAGATTTGCATAGGTTATATTTTTTAGTCATAAAGATGACGCCTtaaagaattttgaagttttctgtAAGAAGGTTCAACGTGAGAAGGGTTACTACATCTCTACCATCAAGAGTGATCATAGATGAGAGTTTGAAAGCAGAGCGTTTGAAAACTTCTGCAATGATCAAGGAATCTCCCATAATTTCTCTCCACCAATATCTCCTCAATAGAATGGTGTGGTAGAACGGAAAAATAGAACCGTATAGGATATGACAAGAACCATGATAGTGGAAAACTCTTTACCTCATCATTTCTGGGCAGAAGTCGTAAGTACACCATGTCATATCATTAACAGGTGTCTCATTCGCCCTATACTTAAAAAGACTCCATATGAACTGTGGAATGGTAAGAAATCAAACATCAGCTACTTCCACCCTTTCGGATGCAAATGCTTTGTTCATAACAATGGTAAAGATAATCTGGGTAAGTTTGATCCAAAGAGTGATGAAGGTATATTTCTTAGGTACTCTCCCTCAAGTAGAGCTTACAGAGTTTATAATAAGAGAACCTTATGTATTGAAGAATCTATTCATGTCATTTTTATTGATACTAACCCTCGCCCAAGGAATGAACATGTTCCTGAAGACGAGGAAATTTCTTGTGCTCCAAAATCTGTTATTATAGGTAAAGATCATCAAGGTAAGTCAGCTAACCTACAGACTCAACCAACTGAAGTTCCTCCAGAAGATCTTGACTTATCTCAACCAGTTCAGTCGACTAACAATGAAAAGATATATACCGCAAATACTCCAAATGAATGGAATAACGAACCAGGATACCCTCACAATTCATTATAGGAGATCCACAGGAAGGAATAACTACAAGGAGATCACAAAAGAACAAGTCTCATGTAGCTCTCATTTCTTAAATTGAGCCCAAGAAGGTTGATTAAGCTCTAAAGGATTCTCATTGGATCAACGTTATGAAAGAAGAATTATATCAGTTTGAGAAAAACAAAGTCTGGAAATTAGTTCCAAAACCTCAAAACTCCTTTGTTGTTGAGACTAAATGGGCTTTCAGAAATAAATTAGATGAATCAGGCCAAGTCATTCAAAATAAAGCAAGACTGGTGACTCAATGTTACTCTCAATAAGAAGGAATcgactatgatgagacctttgcacCAGTGGCAAGACTTGAATCCATTCGAATCTTACTTGCCTTTGCTGCTCACAAAGGATTCAAACTGTATCAGATGGATACCAAAAGTACGTTCCTGAATGGTTATATATCTGAAGAAGTATTCGTGAAGCAACCGCCTGGGTTTGCAAATGCCACATTTCCAAACCATGTATACAAGCTAACTAAAGTCCTGTACGATCTCAAACAAGCTCCACGAGCATGGTATGAAAGGTTAAGTTCTTTTCTTCTTAATCAAGGTTTCAAATGAGGTAACATAGATACAACTCTTTTCATTAAGCAATCAAATTCTGATAATCTCATTACTCaaatttatgttgatgacattatTTTTGGTAGCCCTAACGATGTTCTTTGTGAAGAATTTGCTCTTTCCATGAAaggtgaatttgaaatgagcatgatgggagaaCTAACCTTCTTCCTTGGACTTCAAATCAAGCAGTTTCCTAAAGAAATTTTCATCAGCCAAACTAAGTACACCAAggagcttatcaaaaagtttgGAATGGAAAATGCTAAGGTTATTGGCACTCCTATCCAACTATTGTGCTAGATGATTACAACAATGAAAAAATGGTTGATGAAACCATGTATAGAGGAATGATTGGATCTCTACTTTATTTAACTGCTAGTCGACCAGATATTATATTTAGTGTATGTAAACGTGCTAGATTCCAGTCAGCTCCTAAGAAATCCCATTTGACTACGTTTAAACGCATTATTAGATATTTAATTGGTACTACTGAATTCGGCCTATGGTATGATCATACTAACAATTTCTCCTTGAGAGGCTTTTTAGATGCTGATTTTGCAGGAGTCAAAACTGATAGGAAAGTACCAGTGGGTCATGTCAATTGCTGTAAAATGCCTTAGTATCTTGGCACAACAAGAAACAAAATTGTGTTGCTCTTTCAACAACTAAGGCGAATACCTAGCTATTGGAAGTTGTTGTACACAAGTTTTATGGATCATGCATCAACTCCTCGATTATGATTTATGTCTTACTGCCACTCCTATTTTTTGCGACAACACCAGTGCTATCTGCTTATCTAAAAATTCTGTGATCATTCTAGAGCAAAGCATATAGAAATTAAACATCATTTTATTCGTGATCATGTTGTAAAAGGTTATATTACATTAGAGATCATTAGAACTAATTCTTAACTTGCTGATATTTTCACTAAACCTTTTTTAGAAGAATGATTTTGTATCCTTCGGAAAAAGATTGGAATTTTGCCAAATTTGTAACCAACTTActttttaaaaatggttaaattaTTTTACACGTTTTTagtatattttattttcttaattatcCGTGTACTAATTAATTTTACTGTGGAGGTATAATTATTACTTGCAGTCATTTAGAACTACACCTCCACCTCCGTCTGTACTTGACCCTTCCAGTAACCAAGACGTCCTTTCACTTACTCAAATCTTTTGTTAAAAACCCTCTCACTTCCAAATACTCTCCTCATTCTCTACCAAACTACCAATTTCTCCATGGTCAAAAGAAACCCTTCATCTGCAACCAGACGAAGCCGTAGGTTTCAAAAACCTCTCAATGCAGAAGAACCCGTGGAAGTAGAATCATCCATTGACTCAGACCTTCTCAAAACTGACAATGATAGCAGTGCCTCATCCGAAAATCAACCCATCATCCAGAAAAAGGCCAGAAAACGACCCATGGAGCAAACCCTCAAAAAGGCTGCATGCAAAAAAGACAAGGTAGAACGCTTGGATTTTGGTCCAGAAGACAAGCTGATCTTCTATGGGCCCAGTGAAAAGGCAATGTTTGAGTCCTATAAGTAAAAATTCATGGCTTATGGACGCTTTGTAAGTCTCTCTCTTATGCAAAGTTTTCATTGTGATGTGACTGAAATTTTTGATTTTCAGCACCTTTCCCCTCTGTTTAACACTCTTGAAAATTCTGTGTATAAAGAACCTGTGAGAATATTTTATGCAAATATGTTTGTGAATGATAAGGATGACTTAGAATCTATGGTCTTAGGAACTAGAAATGTGTAGGACTCCTATCAATTTGAAAAGATCTTTTCTGCCAAATTTAGTGGGTATGATGTGTTTGTCCAAAATTCTTGGCCCAAAGACTTTGAAGTGTCTCTTGAAGAAGCAAAATTTTTCTTGTCTGATAACCCAATGACATTGGCCCCAAAAATCTGAAGTTTGAACACCGGATTTTGGCCCACATGATTGTCACCACTCTTCTTTCCAGGCCTGGGTCCCTAAGTTCTTTGTCCACTAGAGATATCTTTGTCCTCTACTGTCTGGTCAACAACAAGCGTCTTGATTGGTTTGTATGGATTCGTCAATATATGCTTGAGAGTATCAGGGATATTTCCTCTTCTGCTGCTTGTCTGCCCTATGGTATTCTTATCGCTCATATCCTGGAAGTTATGAAGGTTGACTTGGCACCCTTCACACCCAAGCACATCTCTAGTACTTGTGATAAAACTAGATTTTCTATGATGGGATACTCATTGAGTGAAAGTGGATGGGTTAAGTGAGCCAAGGTTGAAAGTGCTCCAGCTCCGGTTGATGTTCAAGCTGATCATCCAGTTCCTCAGTCGACTACCTCTCCGAACTTTCTACCCGTTCAACAACACCTTGATGAAGTCAAGCTGCTGTTTGtgtaaaatgaaagaaaaggtaGATAAGATCAGAGATGTCACTAAGGAGACAAGTTCAGACGTAGCAAAGCTACGGATAGACATAGGAGCTATAAGGAGACACAGAAGCAGG contains:
- the LOC138886177 gene encoding uncharacterized protein, whose amino-acid sequence is MCFMSLSNNEESEELGLMSDNIDEEDDSRRPRSPLDEGTSEEHRKKNRTGKWYLDSACSRYMTGDKQLFKSVTKLDGGTVTFGDKCKGNVIGVGKVLLSSICNVDEVYLVDELGYNLLSISQLCDNDYEVRFKKHGWFTEDESGNIILSGNRDRNVYTIKNLDNFGDLICLTSIIEDPWFSVRRFNVRRVTTSLPSRVIIDESLKAERLKTSAMIKESPIISLHQYLLNRMVWCLIRPILKKTPYELWNGKKSNISYFHPFGCKCFVHNNGKDNLGKFDPKSDEGIFLRYSPSSRAYRVYNKRTLCIEESIHVIFIDTNPRPRNEHVPEDEEISCAPKSVIIGKDHQGIDYDETFAPVARLESIRILLAFAAHKGFKLYQMDTKSTFLNGYISEEVFVKQPPGFANATFPNHVYKLTKVLYDLKQAPRACPNDVLCEEFALSMKGEFEMSMMGELTFFLGLQIKQFPKEIFISQTKYTKELIKKFGMENAKVIGTPIQLLC